A genomic region of Daphnia carinata strain CSIRO-1 chromosome 5, CSIRO_AGI_Dcar_HiC_V3, whole genome shotgun sequence contains the following coding sequences:
- the LOC130697622 gene encoding uncharacterized protein LOC130697622: MAVHVFGAVSSPSTCLFTLNKTAEDNKLKFPDAAVSVRTSFYVAKYLDSFNSEGEAIKRARQLKELLQLGVFNLAMWSSSSRKVIAALKPLGLANPKLDLDLDKLPMNCALGILWDSEIDAFIFKAGEKIQLHATPTKRNLVSVAATVYDPLGFVAPVVFAIKMLTQEVWRAKVDWDEELPEPLKCRFPKWCQSLPNLARITVPRFPINEEHLTVQRIHIFADASQLGFGAVAYARTTYASERVDISFIMAKTCCTAKTTLDPSTRTSRSCRSFTPSHNNLP, encoded by the coding sequence ATGGCAGTTCATGTCTTTGGAgccgtctcgtcgccgtcgACTTGCTTGTTCACTTTAAATAAAACAGCAGAAGAcaacaaattgaaatttcCAGACGCAGCAGTCAGCGTAAGAACAAGTTTCTACGTCGCCAAATATTTGGATTCGTTCAATTCCGAAGGAGAGGCAATCAAACGGGCCCGCCAACTAAAGGAACTGTTGCAACTTGGGGTTTTTAATCTCGCCAtgtggtcgtcgtcgtcaagaAAGGTCATAGCAGCACTCAAACCATTAGGCTTGGCCAATCCAAAACTGGATTTAGATTTAGACAAATTGCCTATGAATTGCGCCTTAGGTATTCTTTGGGACAGTGAAATCGATGCGTTCATTTTCAAGGCAGGAGAGAAAATTCAGTTGCACGCCACACCCACTAAAAGAAATCTCGTAAGTGTGGCGGCCACTGTATATGATCCGCTTGGGTTCGTTGCTCCCGTGGTGTTCGCCATAAAGATGTTGACGCAAGAAGTATGGCGAGCCAAGGTGGATTGGGACGAAGAGCTACCCGAACCCTTGAAATGTCGATTTCCAAAATGGTGTCAAAGTTTGCCAAACTTAGCACGCATTACAGTTCCCCGATTCCCAATAAACGAAGAGCATCTAACAGTTCAACGGATACACATCTTTGCTGACGCCAGTCAACTAGGGTTTGGAGCAGTCGCATACGCGCGAACAACGTACGCCAGTGAAAGGGTCGACATATCTTTCATCATGGCCAAGACATGTTGCACCGCTAAAACAACTCTCGATCCCTCGACTCGAACTTCCAGGAGCTGTCGAAGCTTTACACCTAGTCATAATAATTTGCCGTGA